From a region of the Syngnathus scovelli strain Florida chromosome 19, RoL_Ssco_1.2, whole genome shotgun sequence genome:
- the nobox gene encoding homeobox protein NOBOX isoform X1, whose translation MDEDLSQPFGCQTLPCKEIQTKGCQERTKTSQEREEKARDEQDGEEKEEASQGAPQEDQDGKKVTQADHESPEHKTTSTPMKNGKGQEGAVEDKAQAGNSTLSEPPVGLGPTCDLTKPLYLGCGGSALYEAGPVVQLSKNQVLVRPTSTKRPPAPSLPQTAAQHGLEPLEITQVCATRRSFRYAARVRGRAPYFPELRGMESVEGCPVPPPPPPPPPPKKKTRTLYSSSQLKHLEAFFQEDHYPDAEKRNGIAASVGVTPQRIMVWFQNRRAKWRKAERLLSNQVEGQHGKASWSPALLPAMPNMATTASSEVPSAPVFSVSATMPMLETAAQAFSTHSGPSFSQLLATSPGQSKMREQLDLRPCSMHSPPPLRRASLPLPHLAAAANFNLETPPPPRPPLFVDDGAALGHPLQTDSSCVLNLADYLAPSHQSSAQLPFQLQTSYPPGHTTSASLPTQMAFLTPSPYLTPNTDTMATSYFTFGSAASANYVQSQGGGPILLQPTGHCGMTSYQSYPWANMYAQPSVRQIAPNYASGFAAARDLQMPLSSSSGSVPPCFSRPYTRGGTTALPPVSTLQPSRLRAEGAMVTRGAAAVAPLLPSQASPGSLHSPLAPSSFKIEYDSLRVIHSHFQQELSPVHI comes from the exons ATGGATGAAGACTTAAGTCAACCTTTTG GCTGTCAGACTCTCCCCTGCAAGGAGATACAAACTAAAGGTTGTCAGGAGAGGACAAAAACAAGCcaggaaagagaagaaaaagcaaGGGATGAACAAGATGGGGAGGAGAAAGAGGAAGCTAGTCAAGGAGCGCCGCAGGAAGACCAGGATGGCAAAAAAGTCACTCAGGCAGACCACGAGAGTCCCGAGCACAAGACCACTTCCACCCCAATGAAGAATGGAAAAGGACAGGAGGGCGCGGTGGAGGACAAAGCCCAAGCAGGGAACTCGACTCTGTCGGAGCCCCCCGTTGGACTCGGGCCAACCTGTGACCTGACCAAGCCTCTCTACCTCGGCTGCGGCGGGTCAGCTCTGTACGAAGCCGGACCAGTGGTGCAGTTGTCTAAGAATCAAGTCCTCGTCCGACCCACCTCAACTAAGAGGCCACCTGCCCCCTCTTTACCACAAACTGCGGCCCAGCACGGCCTGGAGCCACTTGAG ATCACGCAGGTGTGCGCCACCCGACGCTCCTTCCGCTACGCCGCCCGGGTTCGAGGCCGGGCCCCCTACTTCCCAGAGCTTCGCGGGATGGAGAGCGTGGAAGGCTGCCCGGTtccaccgccgccaccaccaccaccaccgcctaAGAAGAAGACAAGGACGCTTTACAGCAGCA GTCAGTTGAAGCACTTGGAGGCCTTCTTCCAGGAGGACCACTACCCCGACGCGGAAAAGAGGAACGGTATCGCCGCATCGGTCGGCGTCACACCTCAGAGGATTATG GTTTGGTTCCAGAACCGCCGAGCCAAATGGCGCAAAGCAGAACGCTTGCTGTCCAATCAAGTGGAAGGGCAACACGGCAAGGCCAGTTGGAGCCCTGCCCTCCTCCCCGCCATGCCCAACATGGCCACCACCGCCAGCAG CGAGGTGCCGTCTGCGCCTGTGTTCTCCGTCAGTGCCACGATGCCAATGCTGGAGACGGCGGCGCAGGCTTTCTCCACACACAGCGGGCCCTCCTTCAGCCAGctgctggcgaccagtccag GTCAGTCCAAAATGAGAGAGCAGCTCGACTTGCGCCCCTGCTCCATGCACAGCCCTCCCCCCCTGAGGCGAGCtagcctccccctcccccacctcgccGCCGCAGCCAACTTCAACCTGGAAACCCCCCCACCGCCACGGCCGCCTCTCTTTGTGGACGACGGAGCCGCCTTGGGCCACCCACTGCAGACAGACAGCAG TTGTGTGTTGAACTTGGCCGACTATCTTGCGCCGAGCCATCAAAGTAGCGCTCAGCTGCCCTTCCAGCTGCAGACCTCGTACCCGCCCGGACATACGACCTCTGCGTCCCTGCCCACCCAAATGGCCTTCCTCACCCCTTCCCCCTACCTCACCCCCAACACGGACACCATGGCCACTTCCTACTTCACATTTGGCAGCGCGGCAAGCGCCAACTACGTGCAGTCGCAGGGCGGTGGACCGATCCTGCTCCAGCCCACTGGCCACT GTGGCATGACGTCCTACCAGTCGTACCCTTGGGCTAATATGTACGCCCAGCCTAGCGTTCGCCAGATCGCTCCCAATTATGCGTCCGGATTTGCTGCCGCTCGGGACCTCCAGATGCCGCTGTCGTCCTCCTCCGGCAGCGTGCCGCCATGCTTCTCGCGTCCGTACACGCGCGGCGGCACCACTGCCCTGCCGCCCGTGTCCACCCTGCAGCCGTCCCGCCTCAGGGCCGAGGGCGCGATGGTGACGAggggggcggcggcggtggcacctCTGCTCCCCTCGCAGGCCAGCCCCGGCTCCCTTCACAGCCCTCTGGCGCCTTCTTCCTTCAAGATTGAGTACGACAGCCTGCGAGTAATTCACAGCCACTTCCAGCAAGAGTTGTCCCCCGTTCACATTTGA
- the nobox gene encoding homeobox protein NOBOX isoform X2, which produces MFLPGCQTLPCKEIQTKGCQERTKTSQEREEKARDEQDGEEKEEASQGAPQEDQDGKKVTQADHESPEHKTTSTPMKNGKGQEGAVEDKAQAGNSTLSEPPVGLGPTCDLTKPLYLGCGGSALYEAGPVVQLSKNQVLVRPTSTKRPPAPSLPQTAAQHGLEPLEITQVCATRRSFRYAARVRGRAPYFPELRGMESVEGCPVPPPPPPPPPPKKKTRTLYSSSQLKHLEAFFQEDHYPDAEKRNGIAASVGVTPQRIMVWFQNRRAKWRKAERLLSNQVEGQHGKASWSPALLPAMPNMATTASSEVPSAPVFSVSATMPMLETAAQAFSTHSGPSFSQLLATSPGQSKMREQLDLRPCSMHSPPPLRRASLPLPHLAAAANFNLETPPPPRPPLFVDDGAALGHPLQTDSSCVLNLADYLAPSHQSSAQLPFQLQTSYPPGHTTSASLPTQMAFLTPSPYLTPNTDTMATSYFTFGSAASANYVQSQGGGPILLQPTGHCGMTSYQSYPWANMYAQPSVRQIAPNYASGFAAARDLQMPLSSSSGSVPPCFSRPYTRGGTTALPPVSTLQPSRLRAEGAMVTRGAAAVAPLLPSQASPGSLHSPLAPSSFKIEYDSLRVIHSHFQQELSPVHI; this is translated from the exons ATGTTTCTTCCAGGCTGTCAGACTCTCCCCTGCAAGGAGATACAAACTAAAGGTTGTCAGGAGAGGACAAAAACAAGCcaggaaagagaagaaaaagcaaGGGATGAACAAGATGGGGAGGAGAAAGAGGAAGCTAGTCAAGGAGCGCCGCAGGAAGACCAGGATGGCAAAAAAGTCACTCAGGCAGACCACGAGAGTCCCGAGCACAAGACCACTTCCACCCCAATGAAGAATGGAAAAGGACAGGAGGGCGCGGTGGAGGACAAAGCCCAAGCAGGGAACTCGACTCTGTCGGAGCCCCCCGTTGGACTCGGGCCAACCTGTGACCTGACCAAGCCTCTCTACCTCGGCTGCGGCGGGTCAGCTCTGTACGAAGCCGGACCAGTGGTGCAGTTGTCTAAGAATCAAGTCCTCGTCCGACCCACCTCAACTAAGAGGCCACCTGCCCCCTCTTTACCACAAACTGCGGCCCAGCACGGCCTGGAGCCACTTGAG ATCACGCAGGTGTGCGCCACCCGACGCTCCTTCCGCTACGCCGCCCGGGTTCGAGGCCGGGCCCCCTACTTCCCAGAGCTTCGCGGGATGGAGAGCGTGGAAGGCTGCCCGGTtccaccgccgccaccaccaccaccaccgcctaAGAAGAAGACAAGGACGCTTTACAGCAGCA GTCAGTTGAAGCACTTGGAGGCCTTCTTCCAGGAGGACCACTACCCCGACGCGGAAAAGAGGAACGGTATCGCCGCATCGGTCGGCGTCACACCTCAGAGGATTATG GTTTGGTTCCAGAACCGCCGAGCCAAATGGCGCAAAGCAGAACGCTTGCTGTCCAATCAAGTGGAAGGGCAACACGGCAAGGCCAGTTGGAGCCCTGCCCTCCTCCCCGCCATGCCCAACATGGCCACCACCGCCAGCAG CGAGGTGCCGTCTGCGCCTGTGTTCTCCGTCAGTGCCACGATGCCAATGCTGGAGACGGCGGCGCAGGCTTTCTCCACACACAGCGGGCCCTCCTTCAGCCAGctgctggcgaccagtccag GTCAGTCCAAAATGAGAGAGCAGCTCGACTTGCGCCCCTGCTCCATGCACAGCCCTCCCCCCCTGAGGCGAGCtagcctccccctcccccacctcgccGCCGCAGCCAACTTCAACCTGGAAACCCCCCCACCGCCACGGCCGCCTCTCTTTGTGGACGACGGAGCCGCCTTGGGCCACCCACTGCAGACAGACAGCAG TTGTGTGTTGAACTTGGCCGACTATCTTGCGCCGAGCCATCAAAGTAGCGCTCAGCTGCCCTTCCAGCTGCAGACCTCGTACCCGCCCGGACATACGACCTCTGCGTCCCTGCCCACCCAAATGGCCTTCCTCACCCCTTCCCCCTACCTCACCCCCAACACGGACACCATGGCCACTTCCTACTTCACATTTGGCAGCGCGGCAAGCGCCAACTACGTGCAGTCGCAGGGCGGTGGACCGATCCTGCTCCAGCCCACTGGCCACT GTGGCATGACGTCCTACCAGTCGTACCCTTGGGCTAATATGTACGCCCAGCCTAGCGTTCGCCAGATCGCTCCCAATTATGCGTCCGGATTTGCTGCCGCTCGGGACCTCCAGATGCCGCTGTCGTCCTCCTCCGGCAGCGTGCCGCCATGCTTCTCGCGTCCGTACACGCGCGGCGGCACCACTGCCCTGCCGCCCGTGTCCACCCTGCAGCCGTCCCGCCTCAGGGCCGAGGGCGCGATGGTGACGAggggggcggcggcggtggcacctCTGCTCCCCTCGCAGGCCAGCCCCGGCTCCCTTCACAGCCCTCTGGCGCCTTCTTCCTTCAAGATTGAGTACGACAGCCTGCGAGTAATTCACAGCCACTTCCAGCAAGAGTTGTCCCCCGTTCACATTTGA
- the matn1 gene encoding cartilage matrix protein isoform X1 has translation MTLLSPPLLLALMLALTGTQATVDLRTAAAMAVGLCKTRPTDLVFIVDSSRSVRPSEFEQVKVFLAKVIEGLDVGPNATRVGVVNYASRVKNEVSLKTHRTKAALIKAVTKVEPLSTGTMTGLAIQFALNVAFSENEGARAKSPDISKVAIIVTDGRPQDNVKDVAQRARDAGIEIFAIGVGRVDMSTLKQMASEPLDEHVDYVESYSVIEKLTKKFQEAFCACSNSATDVVFLIDGSKSVRPENFELVKKWINQIVDKLDVSDSKAHVGLVQYSSLVRQEFPLGRHNNKKDLKEAVKKMAYMERGTMTGQALRYLTDKSFSVGHGARPGISKVGIVFTDGRSQDYIGDAAKKAKEMGFKMYAVGVGNAVEDELKEIASEPKGEHYFYTADFKAMTQIAKKLQINICQEEDPCECDSLVKFQKKVEEALQALTKKIENMSKRIALLENKIV, from the exons ATGACGCTGCTGTCGCCGCCGCTGCTCCTGGCGCTCATGCTGGCGCTGACGGGCACACAGGCCACCGTGGACCTTCGCACGGCTGCCGCCATGG CGGTGGGGCTTTGCAAGACGCGCCCCACCGACCTGGTGTTCATCGTGGACAGCAGCCGCAGCGTGCGACCCTCCGAGTTCGAGCAGGTCAAAGTCTTCCTAGCCAAGGTCATCGAGGGCCTGGACGTGGGGCCCAACGCTACCCGAGTGGGCGTGGTCAACTACGCCAGCCGTGTCAAGAACGAG GTGTCACTGAAGACGCACCGCACCAAGGCGGCGCTGATCAAAGCGGTGACCAAAGTGGAGCCACTGTCCACGGGCACCATGACGGGCCTGGCCATCCAGTTTGCCCTCAATGTGGCCTTCAGTGAGAACGAGGGTGCTCGCGCCAAGTCCCCTGACATCAGCAAG GTGGCCATCATCGTGACGGACGGCCGCCCCCAGGACAACGTGAAAGACGTGGCTCAGCGCGCACGCGACGCCGGCATCGAGATCTTCGCCATCGGCGTGGGCCGCGTGGATATGAGCACGCTGAAGCAGATGGCCAGTGAGCCGCTGGACGAGCACGTGGACTACGTGGAGAGCTACAGCGTCATCGAGAAGCTCACCAAGAAGTTCCAGGAGGCTTTCTGTG CGTGCAGCAACTCGGCGACGGACGTGGTCTTCCTGATCGACGGCTCCAAGAGCGTGCGTCCCGAGAACTTTGAACTGGTCAAGAAGTGGATCAACCAGATTGTGGACAAGCTGGACGTGTCAGACAGCAAAGCGCACGTCGGCCTGGTGCAGTACTCCAGCCTGGTCCGGCAG GAGTTCCCGCTTGGGCGCCACAACAACAAGAAAGACCTGAAGGAGGCGGTGAAAAAGATGGCCTACATGGAGAGGGGAACCATGACCGGCCAGGCCTTGCGTTACCTGACGGACAAGAGCTTCAGCGTGGGCCACGGCGCCCGGCCCGGCATCTCCAAGGTGGGTATCGTCTTCACTGATGGACGCAGCCAGGACTACATCGGCGACGCCGCCAAGAAGGCCAAGGAGATGG GCTTCAAGATGTACGCGGTGGGCGTGGGCAACGCGGTGGAGGACGAGCTGAAGGAGATCGCCTCAGAGCCCAAGGGCGAGCACTACTTCTACACGGCTGACTTCAAGGCCATGACGCAGATCGCCAAGAAGCTGCAGATTAACATCTGTCAAG AGGAGGACCCGTGCGAGTGTGACTCCCTGGTGAAATTCCAGAAGAAAGTAGAAGAAGCCCTCCAGGCACtaacaaagaaaa TAGAGAATATGTCCAAGAGGATCGCTCTGCTGGAGAACAAAATCGTCTGA
- the matn1 gene encoding cartilage matrix protein isoform X2 — protein MTLLSPPLLLALMLALTGTQATVDLRTAAAMAVGLCKTRPTDLVFIVDSSRSVRPSEFEQVKVFLAKVIEGLDVGPNATRVGVVNYASRVKNEVSLKTHRTKAALIKAVTKVEPLSTGTMTGLAIQFALNVAFSENEGARAKSPDISKVAIIVTDGRPQDNVKDVAQRARDAGIEIFAIGVGRVDMSTLKQMASEPLDEHVDYVESYSVIEKLTKKFQEAFCVSDLCATGDHDCHQVCVSSPGSYKCACKEGFTLMDDGRSCSACSNSATDVVFLIDGSKSVRPENFELVKKWINQIVDKLDVSDSKAHVGLVQYSSLVRQEFPLGRHNNKKDLKEAVKKMAYMERGTMTGQALRYLTDKSFSVGHGARPGISKVGIVFTDGRSQDYIGDAAKKAKEMGFKMYAVGVGNAVEDELKEIASEPKGEHYFYTADFKAMTQIAKKLQINICQEEDPCECDSLVKFQKKVEEALQALTKKIENMSKRIALLENKIV, from the exons ATGACGCTGCTGTCGCCGCCGCTGCTCCTGGCGCTCATGCTGGCGCTGACGGGCACACAGGCCACCGTGGACCTTCGCACGGCTGCCGCCATGG CGGTGGGGCTTTGCAAGACGCGCCCCACCGACCTGGTGTTCATCGTGGACAGCAGCCGCAGCGTGCGACCCTCCGAGTTCGAGCAGGTCAAAGTCTTCCTAGCCAAGGTCATCGAGGGCCTGGACGTGGGGCCCAACGCTACCCGAGTGGGCGTGGTCAACTACGCCAGCCGTGTCAAGAACGAG GTGTCACTGAAGACGCACCGCACCAAGGCGGCGCTGATCAAAGCGGTGACCAAAGTGGAGCCACTGTCCACGGGCACCATGACGGGCCTGGCCATCCAGTTTGCCCTCAATGTGGCCTTCAGTGAGAACGAGGGTGCTCGCGCCAAGTCCCCTGACATCAGCAAG GTGGCCATCATCGTGACGGACGGCCGCCCCCAGGACAACGTGAAAGACGTGGCTCAGCGCGCACGCGACGCCGGCATCGAGATCTTCGCCATCGGCGTGGGCCGCGTGGATATGAGCACGCTGAAGCAGATGGCCAGTGAGCCGCTGGACGAGCACGTGGACTACGTGGAGAGCTACAGCGTCATCGAGAAGCTCACCAAGAAGTTCCAGGAGGCTTTCTGTG tgtcGGACCTGTGCGCCACCGGGGACCACGACTGCCACCAGGTATGCGTCAGCTCGCCCGGCTCCTACAAGTGCGCCTGCAAAGAAGGTTTTACCCTGATGGACGATGGCCGCAGCTGCAGTG CGTGCAGCAACTCGGCGACGGACGTGGTCTTCCTGATCGACGGCTCCAAGAGCGTGCGTCCCGAGAACTTTGAACTGGTCAAGAAGTGGATCAACCAGATTGTGGACAAGCTGGACGTGTCAGACAGCAAAGCGCACGTCGGCCTGGTGCAGTACTCCAGCCTGGTCCGGCAG GAGTTCCCGCTTGGGCGCCACAACAACAAGAAAGACCTGAAGGAGGCGGTGAAAAAGATGGCCTACATGGAGAGGGGAACCATGACCGGCCAGGCCTTGCGTTACCTGACGGACAAGAGCTTCAGCGTGGGCCACGGCGCCCGGCCCGGCATCTCCAAGGTGGGTATCGTCTTCACTGATGGACGCAGCCAGGACTACATCGGCGACGCCGCCAAGAAGGCCAAGGAGATGG GCTTCAAGATGTACGCGGTGGGCGTGGGCAACGCGGTGGAGGACGAGCTGAAGGAGATCGCCTCAGAGCCCAAGGGCGAGCACTACTTCTACACGGCTGACTTCAAGGCCATGACGCAGATCGCCAAGAAGCTGCAGATTAACATCTGTCAAG AGGAGGACCCGTGCGAGTGTGACTCCCTGGTGAAATTCCAGAAGAAAGTAGAAGAAGCCCTCCAGGCACtaacaaagaaaa TAGAGAATATGTCCAAGAGGATCGCTCTGCTGGAGAACAAAATCGTCTGA
- the sesn2 gene encoding sestrin-2 → MASDSETGFASRAIGNCAPGPGSDPENGGGPTTKTLARLCSRDEEERAAALEELSQGVLVCLGLDRPGSTRLGKETLLHLLRLARSCPLREVRVRAIELLRAAQEQGVKVPRALASGPSTFIPAKQILKDGPDQDILIESFLSLGRVDHVTMVMALHPAYLSCFLRTQHALLEMDGPLPRHWRHYIAIMAAARHHCSYVVQQHSASFLEAGGDESWLSGLERAPAKLRGLNALNKLLAHRPWLITQLHIQELVYPGAELRWSLAELIHAVILMAHTHALCSFVWGCGLNPEPEHTGGHTFRPPSPGHPTRSPANEDGRQELADGAVEVEVLMKRMVELQEQQEEECTQEEMVTRFERERSESIPTALVREAPPESLLHLMEDPDFRYEDFAPRGEQAPPTMRAQDYSWEDHGYSLVNRLLPDMGQLLDEKFQVVSNLTYHRMAMHEGVDTHTLRKALWNYIHCLYGIRYDDYDYGSVNVLLERSLKVFVKTMACHPEQTTAHIYYAFWRHFRHSEKVHANLIVLEARMQAALLYTLRAITHYMR, encoded by the exons ATGGCCAGCGACTCCGAAACCGGCTTCGCCAGCCGTGCCATCGGAAACTGCGCACCGGGCCCAGGTTCCGACCCCGAAAACGGAGGCGGGCCCACCACGAAGACCCTGGCACGGTTGTGCAGCAGGGACGAGGAGGAGCGGGCGGCGGCGCTGGAGGAACTCAGCCAAGGAGTTCTGGTGTGTTTGGGTCTGGACCGTCCCGGTTCGACGCGGCTGGGCAAGGAGACGCTTCTGCATCTGCTGCGGCTGGCCCGGTCCTGTCCGTTGCGGGAGGTGCGTGTCAGGGCTATCGAGCTGCTGAGGGCCGCCCAG GAGCAAGGAGTGAAAGTTCCTCGCGCCCTGGCCTCGGGTCCCAGCacctttattcctgccaaacag ATCTTGAAAGATGGTCCGGACCAGGACATCCTGATCGAGTCGTTCCTGTCTCTGGGCCGCGTGGACCACGTCACCATGGTGATGGCGCTACACCCTGCCTACCTCAGCTGCTTCCTGAGGACCCAGCACGCCTTGCTGGAGATGGATGGACCCCTGCCTCGCCACTGGAGACACTACATCGCCATCATG GCCGCCGCCCGCCACCACTGCTCCTACGTGGTGCAGCAGCACagcgccagcttcctggaggccGGCGGAGATGAGAGCTGGCTGAGCGGACTGGAGCGTGCCCCCGCCAAATTGAGAGGCCTGAACGCCCTCAACAAGCTGCTTGCTCACAGACCCTGGCTCATCACGCAGCTGCACATCCAG GAGCTGGTTTATCCCGGTGCCGAGCTGCGCTGGTCTCTTGCCGAGCTCATCCATGCCGTCATCCTGATGGCACACACCCACGCGCTCTGCTCCTTCGTGTGGGGCTGCGGCCTCAATCCCGAGCCGGAGCATACAGGCGGCCACACCTTCCGGCCGCCGTCGCCCGGGCACCCCACCCGCAGCCCCGCAAACGAGGACGGACGGCAGGAG CTGGCGGACGGTGCCGTGGAAGTGGAGGTCCTGATGAAGAGGATGGTGGAGCTGCAGGAGCAGCAGGAGGAAGAGTGCACGCAGGAGGAGATGGTTACACGCTTTGAGAGGGAGCGGAGCGAGAGTATCCCTACCG CTTTAGTGCGAGAGGCTCCGCCCGAGAGTCTCCTTCACCTCATGGAGGACCCAGATTTCAGATACGAGGACTTTGCGCCCAGAGGGGAGCAGGCTCCGCCCACCATGAGAGCCCAG GACTACTCGTGGGAGGACCACGGCTACTCGCTGGTCAACAGGCTGCTGCCGGACATGGGGCAGCTGCTGGATGAGAAGTTCCAG gtgGTGAGCAACCTTACCTACCACAGGATGGCCATGCATGAGGGCGTGGACACGCACACGCTTCGCAAAGCTCTGTGGAACTACATCCACTGTCTCTACGGGATACG CTACGACGACTACGACTACGGCAGCGTCAACGTGCTGCTGGAGCGCTCCTTGAAGGTGTTTGTCAAGACCATGGCCTGCCACCCCGAGCAGACCACCGCGCACATCTACTACGCCTTCTGGAGGCACTTCCGCCACTCGGAGAAG GTGCATGCCAACCTGATTGTTTTGGAGGCTCGCATGCAGGCGGCGCTGCTGTACACGCTGCGAGCCATCACTCACTACATGAGATAA